In Aegilops tauschii subsp. strangulata cultivar AL8/78 chromosome 3, Aet v6.0, whole genome shotgun sequence, one genomic interval encodes:
- the LOC109781214 gene encoding uncharacterized protein, protein MVKLTMIACITDGLPLAECLDGGYVKDVVFYKQQEKLLFKNISKGQHESSRLSTETGPYCSRSSFAAFISTPSGFQVHTSPLSPCGPVICGGCGVFPALVVAGRRLPGQIWRGAGPVVHGLVYGGGGHMGPWSGSIGRTLCARLLSC, encoded by the exons ATGGTGAAGCTGACAATGATAGCCTGTATCACTGATGGCCTTCCATTGGCGGAGTGCTTAGATGGTGGTTATGTGAAGGATGTTGTCTTCTACAAGCAGCAAGAAAAATTGTTGTTCAAAAACATATCTAAAGGCCAACATGAATCATCAAGACTGTCAACTGAAACTGGACCATACTGTTCCAGGTCAAG CTTTGCCGCCTTCATCTCGACTCCGTCGGGGTTCCAGGTTCACACTTCACCGCTCTCCCCCTGTGGCCCGGTGATTTGTGGCGGCTGCGGGGTCTTCCCTGCTTTGGTGGTGGCCGGCAGGCGTTTGCCCGGCCAGATCTGGCGCGGTGCAGGACCTGTGGTGCATGGCCTGGTTTATGGGGGCGGGGGACACATGGGTCCTTGGTCCGGCAGCATCGGCAGGACGCTGTGCGCCCGTCTGCTTTCTTGCTAG